The following DNA comes from Deinococcus carri.
CGAAGTCGCGGATGCCCGCGAGCAAGGCGAAGTGGAGCAGGTCCGGGCGGGCACCGGGCAGCAGCTGGGGCAGTTCTTCCCGCCAGGCCACGTAGGGGTCGGGAAAGAGCAGGTCCGGGCCGGGCGTGAACCACAGGCCCTGTTCCTCGGCCAGCACCTGAAGCAGGTCGGCGCTGTCCTCGCCCCGCGCCGTGTCCCCGCCCATCACCACGCGGCCCCGTGCATCCGCCCGCGCCAGCAGCACGAGCAGGGGCAGGGGCACACTGCGGGCGAGGAGCCACACCTGCCGTCCCAGCGGGTCCTCCACGGCCCGGTGCAGCCGGTGATGGGCCGCCACCAGCGCCAGCACGGCCAGAATCAGGCGGGCGGGCACCCCCGCGTCCGGCAGGGTGAGGGCCAGCGCGTCCCGCCCCCGCCGCGCGTGCCGGGGCGAGCGCAGGCGCACGCGGCCCGTCTCGTCCCGCTCCTCGCGGGTGGTGAGGGCCTTGCCCACGTCGTGCAGGGCGGCAGCCAGAATCAGGGCGGCGCGGGCATCCCCGCGCAGGGCGGCCTCGTCGGCAAGGTCGTGGGCGCGCTCCACCACCAGGGCCGAGTGGGCGGCCACGCTGCCCTCCGCGTGCCATTCGGTGTCCTGCGGCGTGGTGTCCAGCCGGTCGAGCAGGTGGACGGCGGGGGCCAGCACGTCCCGGATGTCCGCGAAGGAGACGCGCTGCCCGGCGCGCAGGCTTTGCAGCAGGGGGGCGGTTCGCCTGACCGGGGGGCTGAAGGTATCGAAGCTGGTCATGCCCCGTCCTCCTGCTCCGGGGAGCCGGGCCGCAGGCCGTTGGGCACCACCGGGCGGCTCATCCAGTGGCTGTCGGTCTGCACGTGCCCGGCCCGCACCCATTTGGCGACGCGGGTGCCGAAGTCGGCGTAAGGAATCGCGGCCG
Coding sequences within:
- a CDS encoding AAA family ATPase, whose protein sequence is MTSFDTFSPPVRRTAPLLQSLRAGQRVSFADIRDVLAPAVHLLDRLDTTPQDTEWHAEGSVAAHSALVVERAHDLADEAALRGDARAALILAAALHDVGKALTTREERDETGRVRLRSPRHARRGRDALALTLPDAGVPARLILAVLALVAAHHRLHRAVEDPLGRQVWLLARSVPLPLLVLLARADARGRVVMGGDTARGEDSADLLQVLAEEQGLWFTPGPDLLFPDPYVAWREELPQLLPGARPDLLHFALLAGIRDFEAGLIHTPHEAAARAYRAASGFGELTVLCGPSGSGKSSLAADFGDVVVSLDGLRAQLGRGVADQTVNGQVLQAAREAVRAGLRSRQRVVWDATNLRGSGRAGVLGLGYDYGALTRIVTAWTPAGELPARNAARLDPVPPGVLGQQLQNLEWPEVGEAHEVRFVTPDGTGHPPQEFFPC